The Corvus hawaiiensis isolate bCorHaw1 chromosome 2, bCorHaw1.pri.cur, whole genome shotgun sequence genome includes a window with the following:
- the AKAP11 gene encoding A-kinase anchor protein 11 isoform X2, with the protein MDMYARAQGNRMKSRISVEKSFGESILHSMKSLLHSRKELCNVSAEECLNQEEQDNFIEITFICFAEEMGTACLQELSAVSVELPDVLKSLQLRKLKENDAVFLKDIKKTLAKPYIMKHQNQLPEVFCVMRLSPSFPRIKVDYIFTLLSKYTTGIRYAVEINSSQKHQTETTHGEDDDTNQSVSSIEDDFVTAFEHLDEDESSKIQSAGTCSFTSQNHRDAASQTIPAQSVEAVDSKILVGSAHQKSSARSTLIDIFGLKELSSVKNSVTTSISDPWIQRSFYKPYNPSEQGVNFLRKTLFSSSPAESSESDCSSPSPIIFLDEEGYQKSLKAKLQLPKIPVVKDGIEDSDSEVSEFFDSFDQFDELEQTLENSCKITRNPILGNPAQKRRTAHEKLSSASITMNPQKFKFDRPTLPANVKKPTPRKPESPYSSIFEVPDSPRPVKTSGEENGSFFSPIRTSAFSPLGSCSSSECLCRINLGGDGTGPSHRDAAYSSYSAYADSVSFEILGSVLFSESSPEQVYVETDSKHKRVTLIEKKRQAADLKMKTGKGPEKQAKSKHKSLMIRDSIQKFATELVEKSFGSAFKDLQKGVSSCTNALCHLAARLTSSVFQMAFYEIGRRRAISLKERAINGIANFLVSEAITGALKELRQVKKQIFTNTVARFAADLAEELVFEGIMEVCQFSYPSTPTAQPSSLDYENKVVRSYARDLSESVIQEAFIELSQVDVTFTTQAAISVSMDNIKYVSAESMLESTQTSTVSPNFNDRVALKPIQDSKEEYTVQQALFCTSGVVSSIPVPLAGRALCQQQVSSDAYKAKASTVPNADDSMKVSKDSTHPFFTSRKREEEVASFRNIYLTSDHSQSTGSTPSLFCNQNDTKLTNNRSGMNNNSELTSGSKGINTFSGTMVDMIVNEAYEAITSSRVTKAVEEYSDFLTRKVIDKKTYVEGIGEDSPKSMFADHLAKYVIKQSVEESKTLLCNTSENLTCNVSSQTYRDTNQKEQCVIKKQEAEKQSNVSIIVEQQQLPSNNPCKFLTPTHSVQSFLESKDCWQGQKRNKFSSKSPPPCSTVTFAKRVLEDCTDTGSCSITCLNKPSRKSDTQKLSAEALNYRQTDCFLHANSFSSEMFGSEGALQMEEKSSLKLGNTCLMPDTPPPTPLVPCLGSSETNLRKLSKKLKGELAKEFAPATPPSTPYNPSITDLSGTEHDSLENEEFMLKLMRSLSEEVESSEDEDHSEIPVEKEEHSAKTIHYADCLASHIISVATEMAASHLGGKTNEREAGRQTQLGMQKKICGCTAFVNIPEETCNSLWNYAGDMAGKVINEAKKVVKSRHCKLLRLKRVNCQVDCFYLRKGDKDGSSKEWCGPVRDEWPGERDSSVLSLPQGSGTTGLTSKYPSCESVTDEYADHVIRVLKREGGNTELLVDQYASRLAYRSIKSGLQQAARKTKFRYSRKTFPGQNAQVNGKLELIKAENKDAVQQVKSSIHCCEGQTFERSAQRMECSELLYFSESLAHSITCDVRKKLKMSGPCLPKSLTDSCLYKKNEFDEVTGDLIKRRFSRTFLPFSPDHKLYHSTGNINENGYSEGIIQAIEQYARKVADDTLEMSLESAVLHVADNRKNGDKLSYTEKLSPFSGTVCRCCSMKEHRYCTESISHHLPAQESCIPVRHLLHTGLGDACQNSRVFQLDIPKIHVDVEQRTVFSDKGAIAAVEKAERELSYTSLTADSGIGQDGVSFAGSLTTEIMTSAMTNIGQAVTTSSVGREGFRSVESVVSQQMSLSIGDDSTGSWSNLSFEDEHPDESSSFLHLSDSDGTEDKDEDSKDPVEGLEQIRKTLSIMNIDLEPNLVDPQLRAALQWLAASETEVSDLHFRDTAAREFVFLSRRLRERDWKVGDLLQAVLKYCEMIEKASDGDQALSKSLVNWLLENV; encoded by the exons AG GAGTTGTCAGCTGTTTCTGTCGAGCTTCCAGATGTTCTGAAATCGCTCCAGTTGCGcaaactaaaagaaaatgaTGCTGTATTTCTAAAAGACATAAAGAAAACCTTGGCAAAACCTTACATCATGAAACATCAG AATCAGCTCCCTGAAGTGTTTTGTGTGATGAGACTGTCTCCTTCATTCCCAAGAATCAAAGTTGACTATATATTTACCTTGCTAAGCAAGTATACCACAGGCATAAGGTATGCTGTGGAAATAAACTCTTCACAAAAACATCAAACAGAGACAACCCATGGAGAAGATGATGACACCAATCAGTCAGTTTCTTCAATTGAGGATGATTTTGTCACTGCTTTTGAACACTTAGATGAAGATGAATCTTCAAAGATACAAAGTGCTG gtacATGCAGCTTTACTTCTCAAAACCATCGAGATGCTGCTTCACAGACCATCCCTGCTCAAAGTGTAGAAGCTGTTGACTCAAAGATTCTTGTGGGTTCTGCACATCAAAAGTCATCTGCCAGATCTACTTTGATTGATATTTTTGGACTTAAGGAGCTGTCCTCAGTAAAGAATTCAGTTACAACCTCAATTTCTGATCCTTGGATACAAAGGAGTTTCTATAAGCCATATAATCCTTCTGAACAAGGTGTTAATTTTTTACGtaaaacattgttttcttcctctccagctgaATCCTCTGAGTCAGATTGCTCCAGCCCAAGCCCCATCATCTTCTTAGATGAAGAAGGATATCAAAAAAGTTTGAAGGCAAAACTTCAGCTGCCAAAAATTCCAGTAGTAAAAGATGGTATAGAGGATTCAGACTCAGAAGTAAGTGAATTTTTTGATAGTTTTGATCAGTTTGATGAGCTGGAACAAACCTTGGAAAACTCTTGTAAAATTACTAGGAATCCCATCCTAGGGAATCCTGCCCAGAAAAGGAGGACTGCACATGAAAAATTGTCTTCTGCAAGCATTACAATGAATCCTCAGAAATTCAAGTTTGATCGTCCCACTCTCCCAGCCAATGTAAAGAAACCAACTCCTCGTAAGCCAGAATCACCGTACAGCAGCATCTTTGAGGTCCCAGATTCCCCTCGCCCAGTTAAAACATCAGGGGAAGAGAATGGAAGCTTCTTCAGCCCTATTAGAACATCGGCCTTCAGCCCACTAGGGAGCTGCAGTTCTTCTGAATGTTTGTGTCGAATTAATCTTGGTGGAGATGGGACAGGTCCAAGTCACCGTGATGCAGCTTACAGCAGTTACTCAGCATACGCTGACAGCGTTTCATTTGAAATACTGggttctgttttattttctgagtcCTCACCAGAGCAAGTGTATGTAGAGACTGATTCGAAGCACAAAAGGGTTACTTTGATAGAGAAGAAGAGGCAGGCTGCAGAtctcaaaatgaaaactggTAAGGGACCAGAGAAGCAAGCAAAATCTAAACATAAGTCACTAATGATCAGAGATAGCATTCAAAAATTTGCAACTGAATTGGTTGAAAAAAGTTTTGGCAGTGCATTTAAAGACCTCCAGAAAGGTGTTTCTTCATGCACAAATGCACTTTGCCATTTGGCTGCTAGGTTGACTTCTTCAGTCTTTCAAATGGCTTTTTATGAGATTGGAAGACGTAGAGCAATCTCGCTGAAGGAGCGTGCCATTAATGGCATAGCAAACTTTTTGGTGAGCGAAGCTATAACTGGTGCTTTGAAAGAATTGCGTCAGgtaaagaaacaaatatttaccAATACCGTTGCACGGTTTGCAGCTGACCTTGCTGAAGAACTTGTGTTTGAAGGAATCATGGAGGTATGCCAGTTTTCATATCCATCAACACCTACTGCACAGCCCTCATCACTTGATTATGAGAACAAAGTGGTAAGATCCTATGCCCGAGATTTGTCTGAATCTGTCATTCAGGAGGCATTTATCGAACTATCTCAGGTTGATGTGACCTTCACAACACAAGCAGCCATTAGTGTTTCCATGGACAATATCAAATATGTAAGTGCAGAAAGTATGTTAGAGTCAACACAGACTTCCACAGTTTCTCCTAATTTTAATGATAGAGTAGCACTAAAGCCAATCCAAGACTCCAAGGAGGAATATACAGTACAGCAAGCTCTATTTTGTACCTCTGGTGTTGTGAGTTCAATACCTGTGCCTTTAGCTGGAAGAGCTCTTTGTCAGCAACAGGTTTCCTCTGATGCTTACAAAGCAAAAGCATCCACTGTTCCAAATGCTGATGACAGTATGAAAGTATCGAAAGACTCCACTCATCCATTTTTCACAagcagaaagagagaggaggaagtagcttctttcagaaatatttatctaACTTCAGATCACAGTCAAAGTACTGGAAGTACTCCATCACTCTTTTGTAACCAGAATGATACCAAACTAACAAATAACAGATCTGGAATGAACAATAATTCAGAATTAACAAGTGGGTCAAAAGGCATTAATACTTTTTCTGGAACTATGGTAGATATGATTGTAAATGAAGCTTATGAAGCCATAACCTCATCTAGAGTAACAAAAGCAGTAGAAGAGTATTCAGATTTTTTAACAAGAAAAGTTATAGATAAAAAAACGTATGTGGAAGGTATTGGTGAAGACTCCCCCAAGAGCATGTTTGCAGACCATTTGGCAAAGTATGTCATAAAACAATCTGTGGAAGAAAGTAAAACTCTGTTATGCAACACCAGTGAGAATTTAACATGTAATGTGAGCTCACAGACTTACAGAGATACCAATCAAAAAGAACAATGTGTGATAAAGAAGCAAGAGGCTGAGAAACAAAGTAATGTTTCTATAATTGTGGAACAACAACAGTTGCCTTCAAATAATCCATGTAAATTTCTTACTCCAACTCATTCTGTTCAGAGTTTTTTAGAATCTAAAGATTGTTGGCAgggacaaaaaagaaacaagttttCTTCAAAATCACCACCGCCTTGTTCCACTGTGACTTTTGCTAAGCGTGTTCTAGAGGACTGTACTGACACAGGAAGCTGTTCAATAACATGCTTAAACAAGCCTTCCAGAAAAAGTGATACCCAGAAACTATCAGCAGAAGCTTTGAATTACAGGCAGACTGATTGTTTTCTGCATGCAAATAGCTTTTCTTCTGAGATGTTTGGCAGTGAAGGTGCTTTGcagatggaagaaaaatcaAGCCTGAAACTTGGAAATACTTGTCTAATGCCCGATACACCCCCACCGACTCCTTTAGTACCATGTCTAGGTAGTTCTGAAACAAACCTAAGAAAGCTGTCCAAGAAACTCAAGGGAGAATTAGCAAAGGAATTTGCACCTGCAACACCACCTTCTACACCCTACAATCCATCCATTACTGATTTGTCTGGAACTGAACACGACTCTTTGGAAAATGAGGAATTTATGCTGAAACTCATGCGGTCGCTTTCTGAAGAAGTGGAAAGTAGTGAAGATGAAGATCATTCTGAAATACCTGTTGAGAAAGAGGAGCATTCAGCAAAAACAATTCATTATGCAGATTGCCTAGCTAGCCACATAATTTCAGTAGCGACTGAAATGGCTGCTTCCCATTTAGGTGGTAAAACAAACGAAAGAGAAGCTGGTAGGCAGACTCAGTTAGgtatgcaaaagaaaatatgcGGATGTACTGCATTTGTAAATATCCCAGAAGAGACATGCAATTCCTTGTGGAATTATGCAGGTGATATGGCGGGAAAAGTCATCAATGAGGCCAAGAAAGTAGTGAAATCAAGGCATTGTAAGCTGTTGAGGTTGAAGCGCGTTAACTGCCAGGTGGATTGCTTTTATTTGAGAAAAGGTGATAAAGATGGCAGTTCAAAAGAATGGTGTGGCCCAGTGCGGGACGAGTGGCCTGGGGAGAGAGATTCATCTGTGCTTTCTTTACCACAAGGTTCAGGCACGACAGGTTTGACTTCCAAGTACCCGAGCTGTGAAAGTGTGACTGACGAATATGCAGATCATGTTATCCGGGTTCTGAAAAGAGAAGGAGGTAACACTGAGCTGTTGGTGGATCAGTACGCCAGCAGACTTGCTTACAGGTCTATCAAATCGGGCTTGCAGCAAGCTGCTAGAAAAACCAAATTCAGATACAGCAGAAAGACATTTCCTGGGCAAAACGCACAGGTAAACGGTAAGCTGGAGCTGATCAAAGCAGAGAATAAAGATGCAGTACAGCAAGTGAAAAGCAGCATTCATTGCTGTGAAGGCCAAACGTTCGAGAGGAGCGCACAGAGAATGGAATGTTCAGAGTTGTTATATTTTTCCGAATCCCTTGCTCACAGTATCACTTGTGATGTcaggaagaaactgaaaatgtcAGGACCGTGTTTGCCAAAGTCTCTAACAGATTCCTGTCTATATAAAAAGAATGAATTTGATGAAGTCACAGGGGATCTCATTAAAAGAAGGTTTTCTAggacatttcttcctttctccccagATCATAAACTCTATCATAGTACAGGTAATATAAATGAAAATGGCTACAGTGAAGGCATAATTCAAGCTATAGAACAATATGCTAGGAAAGTAGCAGATGATACTCTAGAAATGAGTTTAGAGTCAGCTGTTCTCCATGTGGCTGATAACAGAAAAAATGGGGATAAGCTCTCATATACTGAGAAACTGTCTCCTTTTTCTGGAACTGTCTGTAGATGCTGCAGTATGAAGGAACATCGGTACTGTACAGAAAGTATATCCCATCATCTACCTGCACAAGAATCCTGCATTCCAGTGCGGCATCTTCTTCATACTGGATTGGGTGATGCCTGTCAAAATTCAAGAGTGTTTCAGCTCGATATTCCCAAAATTCACGTTGACGTAGAACAGAGGACAGTGTTTTCTGACAAGGGGGCTATTGCAGCTgtagagaaagcagaaagagagCTGAGTTACACAAGTCTGACAGCTGACAGTGGTATTGGACAAGATGGAGTCAGTTTTGCTGGAAGCCTTACTACTGAAATAATGACATCAGCTATGACTAATATTGGTCAGGCAGTTACCACAAG CTCTGTTGGAAGAGAAGGATTTCGCTCTGTTGAATCAGTTGTTAGCCAGCAGATGAGTCTTAGTATTGGTGATGATAGCACTGGGAGTTGGTCCAATCTAAGTTTTGAAGATGAACATCCTGATGAGAGCAGCAGTTTTCTTCACCTAAGTGACAG tgatGGAACAGAAGATAAAGATGAAGATTCCAAGGATCCTGTAGAAG GTTTGGAGCAAATCCGAAAGACTTTATCAATAATGAATATTGATCTGGAACCAAATCTAGTGGAcccccagctcagagcagcactCCAGTGGTTGGCAGCTTCTGAAACAGAGGTGTCTGATCTTCACTTTCGTGACACTGCTGCAAGGGAATTTGTCTTT CTTTCCAGAAGACTGAGAGAAAGAGATTGGAAAGTTGGAGATCTCTTGCAAGCAGTGCTGAAATATTGTGAAATGATAGAGAAAGCATCTGATGGAGATCAAGCTCTAAGTAAATCTTTGGTCAATTGGCTTCTggaaaatgtctga